The DNA region GGGTCCGGGAAGTCCACCGTTGCCGTCCATCTTGCCGTCGCGCTGATGCGCGCGGGCGAGAGCGTTGCCACCATCGATCTCGATCCGCGGCAGCGCAGCTTCACCCATTACGTCGATAATCGGCTGACGTGGTCGCGCCAGCGGGGCAAGTCGCTACCGGCACCAACCCATGTGTGCTTCGACGAGGACGCCGATTTCACCACGAGCGAAGACGAGGCCGCAGGCCGCGCGACCTTCGAGAAGACATTGGCCGGGCTTTGCGAGAACCATCGCTATGTCATCATCGATACGCCCGGGCACAATCATTATCTGTCGCGTCTTGCGCACACTTATGCCGATACCCTGATCACGCCGCTCAACGACAGCTTCGTGGATCTGGATGTGCTTGGCCATGTCGATGCCGAGACCTTCGCCGTCACCGATGTCAGCCATTATGCCGGCCTGGTGGAGGAAGCCCGCGCCACGCGGCGCAGCCTCGGCAAGCCGGAGCTGGAATGGATCGTGCTACGCAACCGGCTCTCGACTTTGAACTCGCGCAACAAGCGTGCGGTCGGCGAG from Pseudolabrys taiwanensis includes:
- a CDS encoding division plane positioning ATPase MipZ produces the protein MNQTISSAPCVSVIVVANEKGGSGKSTVAVHLAVALMRAGESVATIDLDPRQRSFTHYVDNRLTWSRQRGKSLPAPTHVCFDEDADFTTSEDEAAGRATFEKTLAGLCENHRYVIIDTPGHNHYLSRLAHTYADTLITPLNDSFVDLDVLGHVDAETFAVTDVSHYAGLVEEARATRRSLGKPELEWIVLRNRLSTLNSRNKRAVGEALADLAQRLDFRCIEGLAERVIFREFYPRGLTAVDDLDELTLGTRPTMSHVTAQLEVQSLVAALLGPAAYRLGASFLESDAA